A genomic stretch from Natronomonas gomsonensis includes:
- a CDS encoding CBS domain-containing protein produces the protein MNIADIATPEYIQVDDDERLGKVRSIFERENPKGVIVTNDETYAGVITERQLVQSHIEDDAKVSVMMRNAPKVGRTDDVRDVARMLVEGGTKVAPVFEGEDLWGIISEDAILEAVLDNLDVLTVEQIYTEEVVTLTEDDHVGKAINHLREHGVSRLPVVNESGNLTGMVTTHDIADFAVRTMERQQKGDRSGETDRMLDLPVYDLMNSPVETVTLDATVSDAVEQMFDNDYAGLVVTPDDDDRMVAGILTKTDILRALTYTEEEAMDVQVTNVELLDTLTRENIRTSITEVADKYQDMQVHHAHVRFHEHKERLRGTPLIQCQIRLRTNRGQVAGSGEGYGAETAFHVAIDKLERNVLELKGTRADEEYEGQLLRKLGEL, from the coding sequence ATGAATATCGCAGATATCGCCACCCCGGAGTACATCCAGGTGGACGACGACGAGCGGCTCGGGAAGGTTCGGTCTATCTTCGAACGCGAGAACCCGAAAGGGGTTATTGTGACCAACGACGAAACCTACGCGGGCGTCATCACGGAGCGACAACTCGTCCAGTCGCACATCGAAGACGACGCGAAGGTGAGCGTGATGATGCGGAACGCACCGAAAGTCGGGCGCACAGACGACGTCCGAGACGTCGCCCGCATGCTCGTCGAGGGAGGCACGAAAGTCGCCCCGGTGTTCGAAGGCGAAGACCTGTGGGGAATCATCAGCGAGGACGCCATTCTCGAAGCCGTCCTCGACAACCTCGACGTGCTCACCGTCGAACAGATATACACCGAAGAAGTCGTCACGCTCACCGAAGACGACCACGTCGGCAAAGCAATCAACCACCTTCGCGAGCACGGCGTCTCCAGACTGCCGGTCGTCAACGAGAGCGGCAACCTCACGGGGATGGTGACGACCCATGACATCGCTGATTTCGCGGTGCGAACCATGGAGCGCCAACAGAAGGGCGACCGCTCCGGCGAGACCGACCGGATGCTCGACCTGCCCGTGTACGACCTGATGAACAGCCCCGTCGAGACGGTGACGCTTGATGCGACCGTCAGCGACGCCGTCGAACAGATGTTCGACAACGACTACGCCGGCCTCGTGGTCACCCCCGACGACGACGACCGCATGGTCGCCGGGATTCTCACCAAAACCGACATCCTCCGGGCACTCACCTACACCGAAGAGGAGGCCATGGACGTCCAGGTCACGAACGTCGAACTCCTCGATACGCTCACCCGGGAGAACATCCGGACCTCGATTACCGAGGTGGCCGACAAGTACCAGGACATGCAGGTCCACCACGCCCACGTCCGCTTCCACGAACACAAGGAGCGACTCCGCGGGACGCCGCTCATCCAGTGTCAGATTCGGCTCCGGACGAACCGCGGCCAGGTCGCCGGCTCCGGGGAAGGGTACGGCGCCGAAACCGCCTTCCACGTCGCCATCGACAAACTCGAACGGAACGTCCTCGAACTGAAGGGGACTCGCGCCGACGAGGAGTACGAAGGCCAGTTGCTCCGGAAACTCGGCGAGCTGTAA
- a CDS encoding lycopene cyclase domain-containing protein, giving the protein MRPDITVFGRFTYLLTELVWGAVAFVLLRRTNSVRKALRVCLLLYPFAYAWDRYTLEVGVFDIPLRTGIDIAGIPLEEHIFMFVVPSMVVGTTELLEERTDE; this is encoded by the coding sequence ATGCGACCCGACATCACGGTGTTCGGCCGTTTCACCTACCTTCTCACCGAACTCGTCTGGGGGGCCGTCGCGTTCGTCCTCCTGCGGCGGACCAACTCGGTTCGGAAGGCGCTTCGCGTCTGCTTGCTATTGTATCCGTTTGCGTACGCGTGGGACCGCTACACGCTCGAAGTCGGGGTTTTTGACATCCCGCTTCGGACCGGTATCGACATCGCCGGCATCCCGCTCGAAGAGCACATCTTCATGTTCGTCGTGCCATCGATGGTCGTCGGGACGACGGAACTGCTGGAGGAGCGAACCGACGAGTGA
- a CDS encoding tyrosine-type recombinase/integrase: protein MSADRRGPPEDLTVRDAVQKYLGRLRRDRADATVDAYRLDLRQFVLWCEDEGIEQVSDLTGYDFELYETDRSEEIASTSLENQMGLVKRFIEFCEDIGVVADGLHESVHVPRAPVSEQSRDDKLATEDAKTLLKHFRKRSNGLYGTKWHAVLEVAWHVGARIGGLRALDLDDYDSDFRVLEFRHRPNTGTPLKNKLGGERDVGILPEVSEVLDTYIEEHRHDRHDESGRAPLFTTRSEYGRASKNAIRSWIYQATQPCWHTDPCPHDRKRAECELTVQSKASQCPSSRSPHAVRTGSVTFHQDRGFDPEDTAKRVNASLRTIRRHYDKASRRDEMENRRRPQLDKLRLDLDGGDDDSS, encoded by the coding sequence ATGAGTGCCGACCGTCGTGGACCGCCGGAGGACTTGACCGTCCGGGATGCGGTCCAGAAGTACCTCGGTCGGCTTCGGCGTGATCGGGCCGACGCCACCGTCGACGCCTACCGCCTCGACCTCCGTCAGTTCGTACTGTGGTGTGAGGACGAAGGCATCGAGCAGGTGTCGGACCTCACCGGCTACGATTTCGAACTCTACGAAACCGACCGCTCCGAAGAGATCGCGTCGACGAGTCTGGAGAACCAGATGGGACTGGTCAAACGGTTCATCGAGTTCTGCGAGGACATCGGGGTCGTTGCCGACGGCCTCCACGAGTCGGTCCACGTTCCTCGAGCTCCTGTTTCCGAACAGTCCCGCGACGACAAACTCGCCACCGAGGACGCGAAGACCCTACTGAAGCACTTCCGCAAACGGTCGAACGGCCTCTACGGAACGAAGTGGCACGCGGTTCTCGAAGTGGCGTGGCACGTCGGCGCTCGAATCGGCGGCCTCCGTGCCCTCGACCTTGACGACTACGATAGCGATTTCCGCGTACTGGAGTTCCGTCACCGGCCGAACACCGGCACTCCGTTGAAGAACAAGCTCGGCGGCGAACGCGACGTGGGAATCCTCCCGGAGGTCTCGGAGGTGTTGGACACCTACATCGAGGAACACCGGCACGACCGCCACGACGAGAGCGGCCGTGCCCCGCTGTTCACCACGCGATCGGAGTACGGTCGGGCCTCCAAGAACGCTATACGGAGTTGGATATATCAAGCAACGCAACCCTGCTGGCATACCGACCCCTGCCCGCACGACCGGAAGCGGGCCGAGTGCGAATTGACTGTTCAAAGCAAGGCAAGTCAATGCCCTTCCTCGCGGTCACCCCACGCGGTGCGAACGGGTTCGGTAACGTTCCACCAGGACCGCGGTTTCGATCCGGAAGATACAGCGAAGCGAGTGAACGCTTCGCTTCGAACGATTCGCCGCCACTACGACAAGGCCTCTCGCCGCGACGAGATGGAGAATCGGCGTCGGCCGCAGTTGGATAAACTTCGCCTCGACCTCGACGGAGGTGACGATGATTCGAGCTAA
- a CDS encoding SDR family NAD(P)-dependent oxidoreductase, with protein MIGSDKKPEVKAGVESVDMSGKTVLVTGSTNGLGREAALSLGRLGADVLVHGRNEEAGAETVAELEAVGSDAEFIAADFLSTDDVSALADEVRSSVEELDVLCNNAGGLFEDNEETDLGVGKTFHINHLAPYQLTNDLLPAMASGGRVVTTASIGHRVATMNLDDLLDLTTLSPWAAYCRSKLANIQFSNELARRLVVAGRDVTSNSLHPGIVPGSEFSRALPSPAPQIGQLVGEFPMTDSVEDGAATIVYLAASEDVSGVTGKYFARCKQRRPAPKAMDVEAQRELWRRSADILGIDEPLSDV; from the coding sequence ATGATTGGGTCCGACAAGAAGCCGGAAGTGAAAGCGGGCGTTGAGTCGGTCGACATGTCCGGGAAGACGGTCCTCGTGACCGGTTCGACGAACGGGCTCGGCCGGGAGGCGGCGCTGTCGCTCGGGCGACTCGGAGCGGACGTGTTGGTCCACGGCCGCAACGAGGAGGCGGGCGCCGAAACCGTCGCCGAACTCGAGGCGGTCGGCTCCGACGCCGAGTTCATCGCCGCGGATTTCCTCAGTACCGATGACGTGTCCGCCCTCGCCGACGAGGTCAGGTCGTCCGTCGAGGAGTTGGACGTACTGTGTAACAACGCCGGCGGCCTCTTCGAGGACAACGAGGAGACGGACCTCGGTGTCGGCAAGACGTTTCACATCAACCACCTCGCGCCGTACCAGTTGACCAACGACCTCCTCCCGGCGATGGCCTCCGGCGGCCGCGTCGTCACGACGGCGTCTATCGGCCACCGGGTCGCGACGATGAACCTCGACGACCTCCTCGATTTGACGACGCTCTCGCCGTGGGCGGCGTACTGCCGGTCGAAACTGGCGAACATCCAGTTCTCGAACGAACTGGCCCGACGACTCGTCGTCGCCGGTCGGGACGTCACCTCGAACTCGCTGCACCCCGGCATCGTCCCCGGCAGCGAGTTCTCCCGGGCACTCCCGTCGCCGGCACCACAAATCGGCCAACTCGTCGGCGAGTTTCCCATGACCGACTCCGTTGAGGACGGCGCCGCCACTATCGTCTATCTCGCGGCCTCCGAGGACGTGTCGGGAGTCACCGGCAAGTACTTCGCCCGATGTAAGCAACGGCGTCCGGCCCCGAAGGCGATGGATGTCGAGGCCCAGCGGGAACTCTGGCGGCGAAGTGCCGACATACTCGGCATCGACGAACCGCTGTCAGATGTATAA